The Wansuia hejianensis genomic interval GTCCGCAGCATACTCCGTGGCAGAGTTTTCATCAGCATAACAGCTCTGTTCCGCCTTGTCCTTTGTCTTGGCATAAGCGGTTTTCATTCGCTCTGAAGCAATGGCGGCTTTGTCTATGGTCTTAATCGTGCCTCTGACCGCATCTCTGGTTTTAATATCAGCCATAGAAAACCTCCTTTCCCAGAGGATTTGCGTTCAAATCAGCCTACCTTTTTTGCCACCACGACGAGCCTGCCGTTCTGTGCGGAGTATTCACAGGTGGAAAGGGTAATGAGCCTGTCGCCGTATTCGGCGGTCACGCCTGTGTCATACAAGGCAAGTTCCTTGCACTTCCCGACATAGGCATCAAATTCTTCCTCATTCTCCGCATCAACAAAATCATAGTAACGGTAGCCCTCAGAGCTGTACGCCACGGTCTTGAACACGGCGACGATTTCATATTCTGCCTGCTCTGTGAGAGTATCAAACTGAATGGTCTTGTGTTCCTCATAAAGGCTTTTGGATTTGTAATTCTCCAAAGCACCGAACATCTTTCCACCCTTGATGTGATGACCGTATATAACCAGATTGTCGCTTGTGGCAATATCGCAATTCTCCTGCACATAAGGCGTACCTAAATCACTGTATTCCTTTTCAAAATTGTGCTTCAGATAAAAATTCGGGTTATTCTTGCTTTGCATCACGGGATAGTTGATTGTTGTGCCGGCAATGGAAATCCAACCGACCATATCCTCATTCTGCATATACAATTCCTGATACTTGGCAAGCACATCGTCTCCCTCGCTGGCAGGGGCATCGTCTGGTACGATTTCCTCCGTGGGAGCCTGCTCTACCATTTCGGCAATCTCTTCAAAGGCTTCCGTCTGCTCGTCCACCTGTGCATAGTGATGACAAATACGGAAGCCGCAAAAAGCCGCCATACCTAACATGCACACTGCGGCGGCAACACAGATAATAGATTTATAATTCTTCATAGGCTTTTCCTTTCTTATCTTGAAATTTCCGTCTGCTTTCTGGGAGCAGAAAGCTCCCTGCAATATTCGGGGTATCTGACCTTGATACCCTCCATAAAGTAGGGAGTAAACTCACAGCAGAACAATTCCTCTGGCGTGAAATACCGTTCCCGTCCTTCCTCTGCGTACCCGTTCCAGAGATTAAAAGCAAGGTGGCATACCTTGACTGTGCCGCTTGTCTGCCAGCCGCCGTGCATACCCTCTGGCTCGATGCAGTCCTCCTTGAAATTAAACATCTGGTTGATATTCGCCCTCGTTTCCGAAGCGATACCCATTACATAGAAAAACGCCCTGTGATAGCAGTCGTTCACACTGCATTTCATCATATTTTCCAGAAAAAAATCCCGATGGGCTGTATCACGGAATTTAATCTCAGCCATAAAAGACCTCCTTTCTTAGACCTCCCCGAACTTGGTTGTCATCAATTTATAAAGCTCGGTATTGCGTGGAAACTTATTGACAAACGGCACAAGGGAGCTGCCAACTTTCAAAAGCCCCTGACCTGCACCGACATTCGTGATATAGCTCATCTGAAGGTCGGAAATGTTAAGGAGCTTGGCAAGCTCAAGCCTGTCCGTGGACGCTTGGTTGAGCATAATGATAAACTCGGAGTTCGCAAGCATCGTCCTCGCCGTATGGCTCTGCAATAGGTCGTCCACATTCTGGGTGATACCCGTACAGTACGCACCGTACTTACGCACACGCTTCCAGAGGGTAAAGAGGAAGTTTGCAGAGTATTCATGCTGGAACAGCAGATAAATCTCGTCAATGAAAATAAAAGTGTTTCTGCCTTTGGCTCTGTTCTGCGTTATACGGTTTAAGATGATGTCAAGCACGACAAGCATACCGATAGGCTGTAACTGCTTGCCCAAATCCAGAATGTCATAGCAGATAAGACGGCTGTGGGTATCAACATTCGTGTGCTTTGCAAAGGTATTAAGCGACCCGTCCGTAAACAGCTCTATCGCAAGGGCGATTTCCTGTGCTTCTGGCTCATTCTGCTTTAACAGCTCCTCACGGAAGTCCTGCAAGGTGGGCGGCGTTCCCATATAGTTGCCCTGCTGATAGTAGCGGTACACACTTGCCGTACAGCGGTCAATGATGGATTTCTGCTTTGCTCCCAAGTTCGTGCCGCCGATGAGCTGTTCGCAAAGGGATAAAATAAACTCCGATTTCAAAATGACGGGGTTTGCACCGTCACCGTAATCGGAGTTCATATCCATAGCATTGATGTGATTTTCACTTGTCGCAGAGATATGAATGACCTCTCCCTGCATTGCTTTAACAAGCGGGGAATATTCACGCTCTGGGTCAATGATGATTATATCGGCATTAGGGTCGGTCAGAATGATATTCGTCATTTCTTCCTTTGCGGTAAAGGATTTACCTGCACCCGACACACCAAGAATAAAGGAATTGCCGTTAAGGAGCTGCCTGCGGTTGGCGATAATCATATTTTTGCTGATGACATTATGACCGTAATACACACCGTTTTCGTGGTAAATTTCCTGCACACGGAACGGGATAAACACTGCAAGGCTCTCTGTTGTGAGGGTACGCAGGGCATCTATCTTCCGTACACCAAATGGCAGAGCTGTATTCAATCCGTCCATCTGCTGATATTTCAGCACCGCAAACTGGCACAAGTGCTTTCTTGCGGTAGTTAAGAGAGCTTCTGTATCATTGTCGAGCTGCTCCTTGGTATCTGCTGTATGCACCATAGTCAGCACGGCAAACATCATTCTCTGGTCACGGGTCGTCAAATCGTCCAGAAATTCCTTGCTTTCTTTTCGCTGCTGTTCCAAATCATAGGGGATAACGGCAGAAAAATTGTTGTTCTGGTTCTGCTTCCTCTGCCAATTCGTGATATTG includes:
- the srtB gene encoding class B sortase; this translates as MKNYKSIICVAAAVCMLGMAAFCGFRICHHYAQVDEQTEAFEEIAEMVEQAPTEEIVPDDAPASEGDDVLAKYQELYMQNEDMVGWISIAGTTINYPVMQSKNNPNFYLKHNFEKEYSDLGTPYVQENCDIATSDNLVIYGHHIKGGKMFGALENYKSKSLYEEHKTIQFDTLTEQAEYEIVAVFKTVAYSSEGYRYYDFVDAENEEEFDAYVGKCKELALYDTGVTAEYGDRLITLSTCEYSAQNGRLVVVAKKVG
- a CDS encoding DUF6075 family protein is translated as MAEIKFRDTAHRDFFLENMMKCSVNDCYHRAFFYVMGIASETRANINQMFNFKEDCIEPEGMHGGWQTSGTVKVCHLAFNLWNGYAEEGRERYFTPEELFCCEFTPYFMEGIKVRYPEYCRELSAPRKQTEISR
- a CDS encoding VirB4-like conjugal transfer ATPase, CD1110 family; protein product: MLKTLKNLFKQDREKFVVPKSVQNVIPIKTIWEDGIFLVGRNKYAKTFKFEDINYAVASREDKEAMFLEYSELLNSLDSGATTKLTINNRRLNKADFEQTILIPMADDGLDKYRKEYNKMLLDKATGANSIVQDKYVTVSVCKKNIEEARNYFARVGADLIAHFNRLGSKCVELDAGDKLRIFHDFYRTGEETAFHFDITQTMRKGHDFKDFICPDTFEFESDYFRMGDRYGRVIFLREYAAYIKDSMVAELCELNRNMMLSVDIIPVPTDEAVREVENRLLGVETNITNWQRKQNQNNNFSAVIPYDLEQQRKESKEFLDDLTTRDQRMMFAVLTMVHTADTKEQLDNDTEALLTTARKHLCQFAVLKYQQMDGLNTALPFGVRKIDALRTLTTESLAVFIPFRVQEIYHENGVYYGHNVISKNMIIANRRQLLNGNSFILGVSGAGKSFTAKEEMTNIILTDPNADIIIIDPEREYSPLVKAMQGEVIHISATSENHINAMDMNSDYGDGANPVILKSEFILSLCEQLIGGTNLGAKQKSIIDRCTASVYRYYQQGNYMGTPPTLQDFREELLKQNEPEAQEIALAIELFTDGSLNTFAKHTNVDTHSRLICYDILDLGKQLQPIGMLVVLDIILNRITQNRAKGRNTFIFIDEIYLLFQHEYSANFLFTLWKRVRKYGAYCTGITQNVDDLLQSHTARTMLANSEFIIMLNQASTDRLELAKLLNISDLQMSYITNVGAGQGLLKVGSSLVPFVNKFPRNTELYKLMTTKFGEV